In a single window of the Pseudomonas entomophila genome:
- the pgeF gene encoding peptidoglycan editing factor PgeF, producing the protein MSGLTQSLIFPDWPAPASVRACVTTREGGVSQPPYASFNLGDHVGDDPLAVAENRRRLSDEFTIQPAWLKQVHGLVVADADPAVVAEADASWTDQPSVACTVMTADCLPVLFCDRAGTRVAAAHAGWRGLAGGVLEATLDRLALPPEDMLVWLGPAIGPQAFEVGLEVRDAFTAVHPEAADAFVAGERPGKLMADIYMLARIRLAARGVTAVYGGGFCTVSDPRFFSYRRTPQGGRFASLVWLQPR; encoded by the coding sequence ATGAGTGGCCTGACGCAGTCGCTGATCTTCCCCGACTGGCCGGCCCCGGCCTCGGTTCGCGCCTGCGTCACCACCCGCGAGGGCGGCGTCAGCCAGCCGCCCTACGCCTCCTTCAATCTTGGCGACCATGTGGGCGATGACCCGCTGGCGGTCGCCGAGAACCGTCGCCGCCTCAGTGATGAGTTCACAATCCAGCCCGCCTGGCTCAAGCAGGTGCACGGCCTGGTGGTGGCGGATGCCGACCCCGCCGTGGTCGCCGAGGCCGACGCCAGCTGGACCGACCAGCCCAGCGTCGCCTGCACCGTGATGACCGCCGATTGCCTGCCAGTGTTGTTCTGCGACCGCGCCGGCACCCGCGTGGCCGCCGCCCATGCCGGCTGGCGCGGTTTGGCGGGCGGTGTGCTGGAGGCCACGCTGGATCGCTTGGCACTGCCGCCTGAAGACATGCTGGTGTGGTTGGGGCCGGCGATCGGGCCACAAGCGTTCGAAGTTGGTTTGGAGGTGCGCGACGCTTTCACGGCCGTGCACCCTGAAGCGGCCGATGCCTTCGTGGCGGGCGAGCGCCCAGGCAAGCTGATGGCCGACATCTACATGCTGGCGCGGATTCGCCTGGCGGCGCGGGGCGTCACCGCTGTTTATGGCGGTGGGTTCTGCACCGTCAGCGACCCGCGCTTCTTCTCGTATCGCCGCACCCCGCAAGGTGGGCGTTTCGCTTCGCTGGTCTGGTTGCAGCCACGCTGA
- the rluD gene encoding 23S rRNA pseudouridine(1911/1915/1917) synthase RluD, with the protein MSEIIQLSAEVPSELGGQRLDQVAAQLFSEYSRSRLSSWIKDGRLTVDGAVLRPRDTVHSGSILALEAEQEAQGEWVAQDIELDIVYEDDQILVINKPAGLVVHPAAGHPDGTLLNALLHHVPDIVNVPRAGIVHRLDKDTTGLMVVAKTLQAQTNLVDQLQKRSVSRIYECIVVGVVIAGGKIDAPIGRHGGERQRMAVTDGGKPAVSHYRVLKRFRSHTHVRVKLETGRTHQIRVHMAHVGYPLVGDQTYGVRFRIPPAASVAMVEAVKNFPRQALHARFLALDHPTTGERMEWASPLPDDFLWLLSLLNDDRESFIG; encoded by the coding sequence ATGTCCGAGATCATTCAACTTAGCGCAGAGGTCCCGTCCGAACTGGGCGGCCAACGCCTCGACCAGGTCGCCGCCCAATTGTTCTCCGAGTACTCGCGCTCGCGCCTGTCCTCGTGGATCAAAGATGGCCGCCTGACCGTCGATGGCGCGGTGCTGCGGCCGCGCGACACCGTCCACAGTGGCTCCATCCTGGCCCTCGAGGCCGAGCAGGAAGCCCAGGGCGAATGGGTGGCTCAGGACATCGAGCTGGACATCGTCTACGAGGACGACCAGATCCTGGTGATCAACAAGCCCGCCGGGCTGGTGGTCCACCCGGCGGCCGGTCACCCCGACGGCACCCTGCTCAATGCCCTGCTGCACCATGTACCGGACATCGTCAACGTGCCGCGTGCCGGTATCGTGCACCGTCTGGACAAGGACACCACCGGCCTGATGGTGGTGGCCAAGACCCTGCAGGCGCAAACGAACCTGGTCGACCAGCTGCAGAAGCGTTCGGTCAGCCGTATCTATGAATGCATCGTGGTGGGCGTGGTGATCGCCGGTGGCAAGATCGACGCCCCGATCGGCCGCCATGGTGGCGAGCGCCAGCGCATGGCGGTCACTGACGGCGGCAAGCCGGCCGTCAGCCACTACCGCGTGCTCAAGCGTTTCCGGTCGCACACCCATGTGCGGGTCAAGCTGGAAACCGGCCGCACCCACCAGATCCGCGTGCACATGGCGCATGTCGGTTATCCGCTGGTCGGCGACCAGACGTATGGCGTGCGCTTCCGCATTCCACCGGCCGCCAGCGTGGCCATGGTCGAGGCGGTGAAGAACTTCCCGCGCCAAGCGCTGCATGCGCGCTTCCTGGCATTGGACCACCCGACCACCGGCGAACGCATGGAATGGGCCTCGCCGCTGCCGGACGATTTCCTCTGGCTGCTGTCGCTGCTCAATGACGACCGCGAGAGCTTTATCGGATGA
- a CDS encoding outer membrane protein assembly factor BamD, protein MQVKHLLLIAILGLTAACSSNKEVIDENLSEAELYQQAQADLDNSSYTSAVNKLKALESRYPFGRYADQAQLELIYANYKNSEPEAAKSAAERFIRLHPQHPNVDYAYYLKGLTSFDQDRGLLARFLPLDMTKRDPGAARDSYNEFAQLTSRFPNSRYSPDAKQRMIYLRNLLASYEIHVANYYLSREAYVAAANRGRYVVENFQETPSVGDGLAVMVESYQHMHLDELAATSLETLKLNYPDHPSLVDGQFVVKQDENGNRSWLSKATLGLIDTKTPLPPGETRANQDVVKQFQDARSEMPEELLPKDENGDPILPAGPKEAEQDRSWFSYMTFGLFD, encoded by the coding sequence ATGCAAGTGAAACACCTGCTGCTGATCGCCATCCTCGGGCTCACCGCTGCCTGTTCCTCGAACAAGGAAGTCATTGACGAGAACCTCAGCGAGGCCGAGCTGTACCAGCAGGCGCAGGCCGACCTGGACAACTCCAGCTACACCAGCGCCGTGAACAAGCTCAAGGCCCTGGAGTCGCGCTACCCGTTCGGCCGTTACGCCGACCAGGCCCAGCTCGAGCTGATCTACGCCAACTACAAGAATTCCGAGCCCGAGGCCGCCAAGTCCGCCGCCGAGCGCTTCATCCGCCTGCACCCGCAGCACCCGAACGTCGACTACGCCTACTATCTCAAAGGCCTGACCTCGTTCGACCAGGACCGCGGCCTGCTGGCGCGCTTCCTGCCGCTGGACATGACCAAGCGCGACCCGGGCGCGGCCCGCGACTCGTACAACGAGTTCGCCCAGCTCACCAGCCGCTTCCCCAACAGCCGTTACTCGCCGGACGCCAAGCAGCGCATGATCTACCTGCGCAACCTGCTGGCCTCCTACGAAATCCACGTGGCCAACTACTACCTCAGCCGTGAGGCTTATGTAGCCGCCGCCAACCGTGGCCGCTACGTGGTCGAGAACTTCCAGGAAACCCCGTCGGTGGGCGACGGCCTGGCGGTGATGGTCGAGTCGTACCAGCACATGCACCTGGACGAGCTGGCCGCCACCAGCCTCGAGACCCTCAAGCTCAACTACCCGGACCACCCGAGCCTGGTCGATGGCCAGTTCGTCGTCAAACAGGACGAGAACGGCAACCGCTCCTGGCTGTCGAAAGCCACTCTAGGCCTGATCGATACCAAGACCCCGCTGCCGCCGGGCGAGACCCGCGCCAACCAGGATGTGGTCAAGCAGTTCCAGGACGCCCGCTCCGAGATGCCGGAAGAGCTGCTGCCCAAAGACGAAAACGGCGACCCGATCCTGCCGGCAGGTCCGAAGGAAGCTGAGCAGGACCGTTCGTGGTTCAGCTACATGACCTTCGGTCTGTTCGACTGA
- a CDS encoding PP0621 family protein: MVRLLFWIALIAAAFWLWRKFKTSQQSPAEPRLEDPLKMVRCAHCGVHLPNDRALQQGKEWYCSQQHLQQGPGQQR; this comes from the coding sequence ATGGTTCGCCTACTTTTCTGGATCGCCCTGATCGCCGCCGCGTTCTGGCTGTGGCGCAAGTTCAAGACCAGCCAGCAGTCCCCCGCCGAACCACGGCTGGAGGACCCACTGAAGATGGTGCGTTGCGCCCACTGCGGCGTGCACCTGCCCAATGACCGGGCGTTGCAGCAGGGCAAGGAATGGTATTGCAGCCAGCAGCATTTGCAGCAAGGGCCGGGCCAGCAACGCTGA
- the thiO gene encoding glycine oxidase ThiO: MSKQVVIVGGGVIGLLTAFNLAAEVDRVVVCDQGEVGRESSWAGGGIVSPLYPWRYSPAVTALAHWSQDFYPQLGECLFASTGVDPEVHTTGLYWLDLDDEAEALAWAAREQRPLSAVDISAAYDAVPVLGAGYQHAIYMAGVANVRNPRLVKSLKAALQALPNVTLREHCQVTGFEQNGGRVTGVRTGDGVLAADEVVLSAGAWSGDLLKTLGLELPVEPVKGQMILFKCAEDFLPSMVLAKGRYAIPRRDGHILVGSTLEHAGYDKTPTEDALESLKASAIELLPALADAEVVGHWAGLRPGSPEGIPYIGAVPGQEGLWLNCGHYRNGLVLAPASCQLFSDLLLGREPIIDPAPYAPEGRLG; encoded by the coding sequence ATGAGCAAGCAAGTAGTGATTGTCGGCGGGGGTGTCATCGGCCTGCTGACGGCGTTCAACCTGGCGGCTGAGGTCGACCGGGTGGTGGTGTGTGACCAGGGTGAGGTGGGCCGGGAATCTTCGTGGGCGGGTGGTGGCATTGTCTCGCCCCTTTATCCGTGGCGCTACAGCCCGGCGGTGACCGCGCTTGCGCATTGGTCGCAGGACTTTTATCCACAGCTGGGCGAGTGCCTGTTCGCCAGCACCGGGGTCGACCCCGAAGTACACACCACCGGGCTCTACTGGCTGGACCTGGACGATGAGGCCGAGGCGCTGGCCTGGGCCGCGCGGGAGCAGCGCCCGCTGAGCGCGGTGGATATTTCGGCGGCCTACGATGCGGTACCGGTGCTCGGGGCGGGCTACCAGCACGCGATCTACATGGCCGGAGTGGCCAATGTGCGTAACCCGCGCCTGGTCAAGTCGCTCAAGGCCGCGTTGCAGGCGCTACCCAACGTCACCCTGCGCGAGCACTGCCAGGTCACCGGTTTCGAGCAGAATGGCGGGCGTGTCACGGGCGTACGGACCGGTGATGGCGTGCTGGCCGCCGATGAGGTGGTGCTCAGTGCGGGTGCCTGGAGCGGCGATCTGCTGAAAACGCTGGGGCTGGAACTGCCGGTGGAGCCGGTGAAGGGCCAGATGATCCTGTTCAAGTGCGCCGAGGACTTCCTCCCCAGCATGGTCCTGGCCAAGGGGCGCTACGCCATCCCGCGCCGTGATGGGCATATCCTGGTGGGCAGCACCCTGGAACACGCCGGTTATGACAAGACCCCAACCGAAGATGCACTGGAGAGCCTCAAGGCGTCGGCCATCGAGCTGTTGCCTGCGTTGGCGGATGCCGAGGTGGTGGGGCATTGGGCCGGTCTGCGTCCGGGATCGCCTGAAGGTATCCCGTACATCGGCGCTGTGCCGGGGCAGGAAGGCCTGTGGCTGAACTGCGGCCATTACCGCAATGGCCTGGTGCTGGCGCCGGCGTCGTGCCAGCTGTTCAGCGACCTGTTGCTGGGGCGTGAGCCGATCATCGACCCTGCGCCTTATGCGCCTGAAGGTCGTCTGGGCTGA
- a CDS encoding type IV pilin protein: MQRGLGLIELLIVVALTGMLAAIAYPSYSDQLRRAARIEVAGLLQDVALRLEQHRARVGEYVDNEQLTTPLPAGNRYYRLQARRDSETFTLLAIRLPDSLMAHDRCGDFQLEHTGMRGNPGGGEDTVACWGS, encoded by the coding sequence ATGCAGCGTGGCCTTGGTCTGATCGAGTTATTGATTGTCGTGGCGCTGACCGGCATGCTGGCAGCCATTGCCTACCCCAGTTACAGCGACCAGCTTCGGCGCGCCGCGCGCATTGAGGTGGCCGGCCTGCTGCAGGATGTTGCCTTGCGTCTGGAGCAGCACCGTGCGCGCGTCGGTGAGTACGTGGACAACGAGCAGTTGACCACGCCACTGCCAGCCGGCAATCGCTATTACCGCCTGCAGGCCCGGCGCGACAGCGAGACGTTCACGTTGCTAGCAATTCGCCTGCCGGATTCGCTTATGGCACACGATCGCTGTGGCGATTTCCAGCTCGAGCATACGGGCATGCGCGGCAATCCAGGCGGTGGTGAAGACACCGTGGCCTGCTGGGGAAGCTGA
- a CDS encoding PilW family protein, with protein sequence MRRRQNGLGLIEVLLALALGLLLLTVAGQLFGSAHQAWQLQGVKARLQDDARLVLQRLSEDVRMAGMFGCLRLDPEDFADPLAARAFARPIEITSDSLTLVGAELPGVLGVADWTVLTDCRTWARVEAGPHFAGPQVLAIPVRRIGYRLRNGSLMFTTNAQHVSLIDNVRAFEVSEVETGEGLRVDIRLILHDRRYGLEQRHEMSVAVRNPWGGA encoded by the coding sequence GTGAGAAGGCGCCAGAACGGGCTTGGCCTGATCGAGGTCTTGCTGGCCCTTGCACTGGGGCTGCTTTTGCTGACAGTGGCAGGCCAGCTGTTCGGATCCGCCCACCAGGCTTGGCAGCTGCAAGGTGTGAAGGCACGTCTGCAGGATGATGCCCGGCTTGTCTTGCAGCGCCTGTCGGAGGATGTCCGCATGGCGGGCATGTTCGGCTGCTTGCGCCTGGACCCCGAGGACTTTGCCGACCCGCTTGCCGCCAGGGCTTTTGCCAGGCCCATCGAGATCACCAGCGACAGCCTGACGCTGGTGGGGGCCGAGCTGCCCGGTGTGCTCGGGGTTGCGGACTGGACCGTGCTGACCGATTGCCGCACCTGGGCGAGGGTCGAGGCCGGGCCTCATTTCGCAGGCCCGCAGGTCCTTGCGATACCCGTCCGTCGAATAGGTTATCGCCTGCGAAATGGCAGCCTCATGTTCACCACCAACGCCCAGCATGTCAGCCTGATCGACAACGTGCGGGCGTTTGAGGTGAGTGAAGTCGAAACCGGGGAGGGGCTGCGTGTGGATATCCGGCTGATCCTGCACGATAGGCGGTACGGGCTGGAACAGCGCCATGAAATGAGTGTGGCCGTGCGCAATCCGTGGGGCGGCGCATGA
- the pilV gene encoding type IV pilus modification protein PilV, giving the protein MQVREAGMTLLEVLLAMAVLALGVFASAALQLRSLQVSDSAHLDGQAVQIAQNILERARAVGSLTAGEEAAWRSQVVDVLGPSAEGRVKRAAGELTLELDWSAPGDAQRPSLSLQGKVWP; this is encoded by the coding sequence ATGCAGGTGAGGGAAGCGGGCATGACACTGCTGGAGGTGTTGCTGGCGATGGCCGTGCTGGCGCTAGGGGTATTTGCATCGGCGGCCCTGCAACTGCGCAGCCTGCAGGTAAGCGATAGCGCGCACCTCGATGGCCAGGCTGTGCAGATTGCCCAGAACATACTGGAGCGGGCGAGGGCTGTCGGTTCGCTGACGGCGGGTGAAGAAGCCGCCTGGCGGTCCCAGGTGGTGGACGTGTTGGGCCCGTCGGCCGAAGGGCGGGTGAAGCGGGCGGCGGGCGAACTGACGCTGGAGCTTGACTGGTCGGCACCCGGTGACGCGCAGCGCCCCTCGCTGAGCCTGCAGGGCAAGGTGTGGCCGTGA
- a CDS encoding GspH/FimT family pseudopilin, with protein sequence MRQQGVTLIQMMCALAVASLLTHLGTSAYRAFSETLHQAATARELAQALRSARNQATLRQQAVRVRPLEGDWSKGWRVSLEHNGQLLREHRLARSLRISASSAREVRFSRRGAPLGEGFGGTTLDICQRATLLSRHQVVLSPSGRVSLRSDEGRRCTGP encoded by the coding sequence GTGAGGCAACAGGGAGTAACACTGATACAAATGATGTGCGCACTGGCGGTGGCAAGCCTTCTGACGCATCTCGGTACGTCGGCCTACAGGGCTTTCAGCGAAACACTTCATCAAGCGGCCACGGCCCGGGAGTTGGCACAAGCACTACGTTCCGCTCGCAACCAAGCCACGTTGCGGCAACAGGCGGTGCGGGTCAGACCATTGGAAGGCGACTGGAGCAAGGGGTGGCGTGTGTCGCTGGAGCACAACGGGCAACTGCTGCGCGAGCATCGGCTGGCACGGTCACTGAGGATATCCGCGAGTTCAGCCAGGGAGGTGAGATTCAGCAGGCGCGGCGCACCGCTAGGGGAAGGGTTCGGTGGTACCACGCTGGACATCTGCCAGCGTGCCACCCTGCTCAGCCGCCACCAGGTGGTGCTGAGCCCCAGTGGCAGAGTCAGCCTGCGCAGCGACGAGGGCCGCCGCTGCACAGGCCCCTGA
- the ispH gene encoding 4-hydroxy-3-methylbut-2-enyl diphosphate reductase — protein MQIKLANPRGFCAGVDRAIEIVNRALEVFGPPIYVRHEVVHNKFVVEDLRNRGAVFVEELDQVPDDVIVIFSAHGVSQAVRQEAAGRGLKVFDATCPLVTKVHIEVAKYSRDGRETILIGHEGHPEVEGTMGQYDASNGGAIYLVEDEKDVAALQVRNPDHLAFVTQTTLSMDDTSRVIDALRERFPNIGGPRKDDICYATQNRQDAVKQLADECDVVLVVGSPNSSNSNRLRELAERMSTPAYLIDGAEDLQRSWFDGVQRIGITAGASAPEVLVRGVIDQLKAWGATGAEELDGREENITFSMPKELRVRSLI, from the coding sequence ATGCAAATCAAACTCGCCAACCCGCGCGGCTTCTGCGCGGGGGTCGACCGGGCGATCGAGATCGTCAACCGCGCCCTGGAAGTCTTCGGCCCGCCGATCTATGTGCGCCACGAAGTGGTGCACAACAAGTTCGTGGTCGAAGACCTGCGCAACCGTGGCGCGGTGTTCGTCGAAGAGCTGGACCAGGTGCCGGACGACGTCATCGTCATCTTCAGCGCCCATGGCGTTTCGCAAGCCGTGCGCCAGGAAGCCGCCGGCCGCGGCCTGAAGGTGTTCGACGCCACCTGCCCGCTGGTGACCAAGGTGCATATCGAGGTGGCCAAGTACAGCCGCGACGGCCGTGAGACCATTCTCATCGGCCACGAAGGGCACCCGGAAGTCGAAGGCACCATGGGCCAGTACGACGCTAGCAACGGCGGCGCCATTTACCTCGTCGAGGACGAGAAGGACGTCGCCGCCTTGCAGGTGCGTAACCCGGACCACTTGGCCTTCGTCACCCAGACCACCCTGTCGATGGATGACACCAGCCGGGTGATCGACGCCCTGCGCGAACGCTTCCCGAACATCGGTGGCCCGCGCAAGGATGATATCTGCTACGCCACGCAAAACCGCCAGGACGCCGTCAAGCAACTGGCCGACGAGTGCGACGTGGTACTGGTGGTCGGCAGCCCCAACAGCTCCAACTCCAACCGCCTGCGCGAGCTGGCCGAGCGCATGAGCACGCCGGCCTACCTGATCGACGGCGCCGAGGACCTGCAACGCAGTTGGTTCGATGGCGTCCAGCGGATCGGCATCACCGCTGGGGCCTCCGCCCCCGAGGTGCTGGTGCGCGGCGTGATCGACCAGCTCAAGGCCTGGGGCGCGACCGGCGCCGAAGAGCTCGATGGGCGCGAGGAGAACATCACCTTCTCCATGCCCAAGGAGCTGCGGGTGCGCTCGCTGATCTGA
- a CDS encoding FKBP-type peptidyl-prolyl cis-trans isomerase encodes MTETRIGQNTEVTLHFALHLENGDTVDSTFDKAPATFKVGDGNLLPGFESALFGFKAGDQRKLTIAPENAFGQHNPQNVQVMPRSQFEGMELSEGLLVIFNDAANTELPGVVKVFDDNQVTIDFNHPLAGKTLNFEVQILDVKAL; translated from the coding sequence ATGACTGAGACCCGTATCGGCCAGAACACCGAAGTCACCTTGCACTTCGCGCTGCACCTGGAAAACGGCGATACCGTCGACAGCACCTTCGACAAGGCCCCGGCCACGTTCAAGGTCGGCGACGGCAACTTGCTGCCGGGCTTCGAGAGCGCCCTGTTCGGCTTCAAGGCCGGTGACCAGCGCAAGCTGACCATCGCCCCGGAGAACGCCTTCGGCCAGCACAACCCGCAGAACGTGCAGGTGATGCCGCGCTCGCAGTTCGAAGGCATGGAGCTGTCCGAAGGGCTGCTGGTGATCTTCAACGACGCCGCCAACACCGAGCTGCCAGGCGTGGTGAAGGTGTTCGACGACAACCAGGTGACCATCGACTTCAACCATCCACTGGCCGGCAAGACCCTGAACTTCGAGGTGCAGATCCTCGACGTGAAGGCCTTGTGA
- the lspA gene encoding signal peptidase II, whose translation MPNASAGRFGRLAWLWLSLVVLVLDQATKVYFEGALSLYQQIVVIPDYFSWTLAYNTGAAFSFLADSSGWQRWLFALIAIVVSAVLVVWLKRLGRNETWLAVALALVLGGALGNLYDRVVLGHVVDFILVHWQNRHYFPAFNLADSAITVGAVMLALDMFKSKKSEEAVHD comes from the coding sequence ATGCCTAATGCTTCCGCGGGGCGCTTCGGGCGCCTTGCCTGGCTCTGGCTGAGCCTGGTGGTCCTGGTCCTCGACCAGGCCACCAAGGTCTACTTCGAGGGCGCGCTGAGCCTGTACCAGCAGATCGTGGTCATCCCCGACTACTTCAGCTGGACCCTGGCCTACAACACCGGCGCGGCGTTCAGCTTCCTCGCTGACAGCTCCGGCTGGCAGCGCTGGCTGTTCGCGCTGATCGCCATCGTGGTCAGCGCCGTGCTGGTGGTCTGGCTCAAGCGCCTGGGGCGCAACGAGACCTGGCTGGCCGTGGCCCTGGCACTGGTGCTGGGTGGCGCGCTGGGCAACCTGTATGACCGCGTCGTGCTGGGCCACGTGGTCGACTTCATTCTGGTGCACTGGCAGAACCGTCACTACTTCCCGGCCTTCAACCTGGCCGACAGCGCCATTACCGTGGGTGCGGTGATGCTGGCGCTGGACATGTTCAAAAGCAAGAAGTCCGAGGAAGCCGTCCATGACTGA